The Daucus carota subsp. sativus chromosome 2, DH1 v3.0, whole genome shotgun sequence genome includes a window with the following:
- the LOC108208477 gene encoding AT-hook motif nuclear-localized protein 24 encodes MDPLTAHAHSLPSSFHPRDLQLPHHPLHLQNHHTTQQPPNSEEEQSEGSFNHNSRIDGKELVSLNGSEAEGSRRPRGRPAGSKNKPKPPMIITRDSANALRSHIMEIASGCDIQESVSSFASKRQRGVCILSGNGTVMNVTLKQPAAPGGIITLQGRFEILSLSGSFLPPPAPPGASCLTIHLAGSQGQVVGGSVAGQLIASGPVVIMAASFGNAAYERLPLEDIETSVPGIGPLESPRLQQQQLMGDPNASLFQELPPNLLNSIQVPSDQAYWGGARPPY; translated from the coding sequence ATGGATCCTTTAACAGCTCATGCTCATTCATTACCATCTTCTTTTCACCCCAGAGACCTCCAACTACCCCACCACCCTCTTCACTTGCAAAACCACCACACTACTCAACAACCACCAAATTCCGAAGAGGAACAAAGTGAAGGCAGCTTTAACCATAACTCAAGGATTGATGGCAAAGAATTGGTGTCCTTGAATGGATCAGAAGCTGAAGGGAGCCGAAGACCTCGTGGCAGACCAGCCGGCTCCAAGAACAAGCCCAAGCCGCCGATGATAATCACACGGGACAGCGCAAACGCACTCAGGTCCCACATTATGGAAATCGCGAGCGGTTGTGATATTCAGGAAAGCGTATCCTCTTTCGCAAGTAAAAGACAACGAGGGGTTTGCATTTTAAGCGGAAATGGAACCGTTATGAATGTTACCCTAAAGCAACCGGCTGCACCAGGTGGAATTATTACTTTGCAAGGCAGATTCGAGATTCTGTCTCTTTCGGGCTCATTCTTGCCCCCGCCTGCACCACCGGGTGCATCGTGTTTGACCATCCACCTGGCTGGCAGTCAAGGCCAGGTAGTTGGTGGAAGTGTGGCTGGACAGCTTATAGCGTCCGGCCCTGTAGTTATTATGGCAGCCTCTTTCGGAAATGCAGCCTACGAGAGGCTGCCATTAGAAGATATAGAGACATCGGTGCCAGGAATTGGACCCTTGGAGTCCCCTCGGCTTCAGCAGCAGCAGCTGATGGGAGATCCAAACGCATCTCTCTTTCAGGAATTGCCTCCTAATCTTCTGAACTCAATTCAAGTTCCAAGTGATCAGGCGTATTGGGGTGGAGCTCGGCCTCCATATTGA
- the LOC108208795 gene encoding brefeldin A-inhibited guanine nucleotide-exchange protein 2, with product MASPEAESRLTQTLTPALEKIIKNGSWRKHSKLVHQCKSLLERLASESPFSPHSPDSPSAEGDTSATLPGVLYDTGTSEFSLADSEIILTPLINALISGNVKIAEPALDCIQKLIAHGILRGEADTSGGPEASLLAKLIDSVCKCHELNEETVELLLLKTILSAVTSVSLRIHGDCLLQIVRTSYDIYLGSKNVVNQTTAKASLIQMLVIVFRRMEADSAAAPIQPIVVAELMEPAEKTDADGNMTMFVQGFITKIMQDIDGVLNPGTPISGGSGVHDGAFETKTSTVESTNPADLLDSTDKDMLDAKYWEISMYKTALEGRKGELADGEVERDDDMEVQIGNKLRRDAFLVFRALCKLSMKTPPKEALADPTLMRGKIIALELLKILLENAGAIFRTSERFLGAIKQYLCLSLLKNSASTLMIVFQLSCSIFISLVSRFRAGLKAEIGVFFPMIVLRVLENVAQPNLQQKMIVLRFLEKLCIDSQILVDIFINYDCDVNSSNIFERMVNGLLKTAQGVPPGVTTTLLPPQEVVLKLEAMKCLVAILKSMGDWMNKQLRIPDPYSAKRIEPTENGSESGIITTPNGNVDESVKESDTHSEASSEASDVSTIEQRRAYKLELQEGISLFNRKPKKGIEFLIKANKVGGSPKEIADFLKDASGLNKTLIGDYLGEREDLSLKVMHEYVDSFDFQGMEFDEAIRVFLRGFRLPGEAQKIDRIMEKFAERYCKCNPKVFTSADTAYVLAYSVILLNTDAHNPMVKNKMSADDFIRNNRGIDDGKDLAEEYLRSLYERISRKEIKMKDDELAPQQKQSVNSNRILGLDSILNIAIRKRGEENQTSDDLMRNMQEQFKEKARKTESVYYAATDVMILRFMIEVCWAPMLAAFSVPLDQSDDEVVISLCLEGFRHAIHVTAVMSMKTHRDAFVTSLAKFTCLHSPADIKQKNIDAIKAIVTIADEDGNFLQEAWEHILTCVSRFEHLHLLGEGAPPDATFFALNQNELDKSKQAKPNMLPVLKKKGPGKIQYAAAAMRRGTYDSAGVGGDASAGITPEQMNNLVSNLNMLEQVGDMSRIFIRSQKLNSEAVIDFVKALCKVSMEELKSTSDPRVFSLTKIVEIAHYNMNRIRLVWSSIWNVLSDYFVTIGCSENLSIAIFAMDSLRQLSMKFLEREELANYNFQNEFMKPFVVVMRKCSAVEIRELIIRCVSQMVLSRVKNVKSGWKSMFMVFQTAAYDDHKNIVLLAFEIIEKILRDYFPYITETETTTFTDCVNCLIAFTNSRFNKDISLNAIAFLRFCAAKLAEGDIGFSKIKEKEASEKVSISPHKGTDGKYSNGNMTDREDHLYFWFPLLAGLSELSFDPRPEIRKSALQVLFDTLRNYGHHFSLPLWERVFESVLFPIFDYVRHAIDPSGGSTPEQGIDGDAGELDQDAWLYETCTLALQLVVDLFVKFYDTVNPLLRKVLMLLVSFIKRPHHSLAGIGISAFVRLMSNAGNLFSDDKWLEVVLSLKEAADATLPDFSFTLNEDTSQRVLDSNRQNNTELVAETALSGDDSSSSRAYHLQDAIADAKCRAAVQLLLIQAVMEIYNMYRGHLSAKNTIIAFDAVHTVALHAHKINADTTLRSKLQEFASMTQMQDPPLLRLENESYQICLTFLQNLALDRPKGFEESEVESQLVELCQEVLQFYIEVARPPQMAVPSLVESPKWLIPLASGKRRELAARAPLVVSTIHAICSLEESLFEAKMTHFFPLLLSLISCEHGSNEVQVAVSDMLSTSVGPILLRSC from the exons ATGGCTTCGCCGGAGGCCGAATCTCGCCTCACTCAAACCCTAACTCCGGCGCTCGAGAAAATCATCAAGAACGGATCCTGGAGAAAACACTCGAAGCTCGTTCATCAATGTAAATCTCTTCTCGAACGCCTCGCTTCTGAATCTCCTTTCTCTCCTCACTCGCCTGATAGCCCATCGGCGGAGGGTGACACGTCAGCCACTCTCCCTGGCGTTTTGTATGATACTGGTACTAGTGAATTCTCGCTTGCTGATTCCGAAATTATTCTTACGCCGTTGATTAATGCGCTTATCTCGGGGAATGTGAAGATCGCCGAGCCTGCGTTGGATTGTATTCAGAAGCTGATTGCCCATGGAATTTTACGAGGAGAGGCGGATACGAGTGGGGGTCCGGAAGCGAGTTTGTTGGCCAAGTTGATTGATTCGGTATGTAAGTGTCATGAATTGAACGAAGAGACTGTtgaattgttgttgttgaagaCTATTTTGTCGGCTGTTACTTCGGTTTCATTGAGGATTCATGGAGATTGTTTGTTGCAAATTGTGCGGACTTCGTATGATATATATTTAGGGAGTAAGAATGTTGTGAATCAGACTACTGCCAAAGCGAGTTTAATTCAGATGCTGGTGATTGTGTTTAGGAGAATGGAGGCTGATTCGGCAGCTGCTCCCATTCAGCCGATTGTGGTGGCTGAATTGATGGAGCCTGCGGAGAAAACAGATGCGGACGGGAACATGACCATGTTTGTGCAAGGGTTTATTACTAAGATAATGCAGGATATTGATGGTGTTTTGAACCCGGGGACACCGATTTCTGGAGGGTCGGGAGTGCACGATGGAGCATTTGAAACTAAGACTTCGACAGTCGAGTCAACAAATCCAGCTGATCTGTTGGATTCGACGGATAAGGATATGTTGGATGCTAAGTATTGGGAGATTAGTATGTATAAGACGGCATTAGAGGGGAGGAAAGGGGAGTTGGCAGATGGTGAGGTGGAGAGGGATGATGACATGGAGGTTCAAATTGGAAATAAGTTGAGGAGGGATGCGTTTTTGGTTTTCCGTGCCCTTTGTAAGTTGTCCATGAAGACTCCGCCAAAGGAAGCACTGGCAGATCCAACTTTGATGAGAGGGAAGATAATTGCTTTGGAGTTGCTTAAGATTTTGTTAGAGAACGCCGGGGCCATCTTTAGAACTAGTGAAAG ATTTTTAGGTGCCATTAAGCAGTACCTGTGCTTGTCATTGCTGAAGAATAGTGCTTCAACCCTTATGATTGTTTTCCAGCTTTCCTGCTCGATCTTCATTAGTCTGGTATCACGTTTTAGAGCTGGATTGAAGGCAGAGATTGGAGTATTCTTTCCTATGATTGTTCTCAGAGTGTTAGAAAATGTTGCTCAACCAAATTTGCAGCAGAAGATGATCGTGCTTCGGTTTCTGGAGAAGCTCTGTATTGATTCACAGATCTTGGTGGATATTTTCATCAACTATGATTGCGATGTGAATTCATCAAACATTTTTGAGCG AATGGTCAACGGACTCCTTAAAACTGCTCAGGGTGTTCCACCTGGTGTCACTACTACCCTATTGCCGCCACAGGAGGTAGTCTTGAAACTTGAAGCTATGAAATGCCTAGTGGCTATTCTAAAGTCAATGGGTGATTGGATGAACAAGCAATTAAGAATTCCAGATCCTTATTCCGCAAAAAGAATTGAGCCAACTGAGAATGGTTCTGAATCTGGAATTATCACCACACCGAATGGGAATGTGGATGAGTCTGTCAAAGAATCTGATACTCATTCAGAGGCCTCTAGTGAAGCTTCTGATGTCTCAACAATCGAGCAGCGTCGAGCATACAAGCTTGAACTTCAG GAAGGTATTTCTCTTTTTAACCGGAAACCGAAAAAGGGTATTGAGTTCCTTATCAAAGCAAATAAGGTGGGTGGGTCACCGAAAGAAATTGCAGATTTCCTAAAAGATGCATCCGGTTTGAACAAGACTTTAATCGGCGACTATCTAGGTGAAAGAGAAGATTTGTCACTTAAGGTGATGCATGAATATGTAGATTCTTTTGACTTTCAAGGGATGGAATTTGATGAGGCAATTAGAGTTTTCCTACGGGGCTTTAGGTTGCCTGGTGAGGCACAGAAGATTGACAGAATTATGGAAAAGTTTGCTGAGCGGTACTGCAAATGTAATCCGAAGGTTTTCACTAGTGCAGATACAGCTTATGTGCTTGCTTACTCTGTTATATTGCTCAATACAGATGCACATAACCCAATGGTGAAGAACAAG ATGTCAGCGGACGATTTTATAAGAAACAATCGGGGCATAGATGATGGAAAAGATTTAGCCGAGGAGTACTTAAGATCATTatatgaaagaatatcaagAAAAGAGATTAAAATGAAAGACGATGAATTGGCTCCTCAACAAAAACAGTCAGTTAACTCAAACAGAATTTTAGGTTTGGATAGTATATTGAATATTGCGATTCGCAAGCGAGGAGAAGAAAATCAGACAAGTGATGATCTCATGCGAAACATGCAGGAACAATTCAAGGAAAAAGCTCGCAAAACTGA GTCAGTCTATTATGCAGCAACAGATGTTATGATCCTCCGATTCATGATTGAGGTATGCTGGGCTCCTATGTTGGCTGCCTTTAGTGTTCCTCTTGACCAAAGTGACGATGAAGTAGTCATTAGCCTGTGTCTTGAAGGCTTTCGCCATGCAATTCATGTCACTGCAGTGATGTCTATGAAGACTCATAGAGATGCTTTTGTAACATCACTAGCAAAGTTTACATGCCTCCACTCTCCAGCTGATATCAAGCAGAAGAACATTGATGCCATCAAG GCAATAGTGACAATTGCAGACGAAGATGGAAATTTCTTACAGGAGGCCTGGGAACATATCTTGACATGTGTTTCTCGGTTCGAGCATTTGCATCTTTTGGGAGAAGGGGCTCCACCTGATGCGACTTTCTTTGCACTTAATCAGAATGAACTTGACAAATCAAAGCAAGCTAAACCTAATATGCTTCCAGTTCTGAAAAAGAAGGGACCTGGGAAGATTCAGTATGCGGCTGCAGCCATGAGAAGGGGTACTTACGATAGTGCTGGAGTTGGTGGTGATGCATCTGCAGGAATCACACCAGAGCAAATGAACAACTTAGTCTCTAACCTAAACATGCTGGAGCAAGTTGGTGATATGAGTCGCATATTCATAAGGAGTCAAAAATTAAATAGTGAGGCAGTAATTGACTTTGTTAAAGCTCTTTGCAAGGTGTCTATGGAAGAATTAAAATCTACATCTGATCCACGGGTTTTCAGCCTTACAAAAATTGTTGAGATCGC GCATTATAATATGAATCGAATTAGGCTGGTCTGGTCAAGCATCTGGAATGTATTATCTGATTATTTTGTGACTATCGGTTGCTCAGAAAACCTTTCCATTGCAATTTTCGCAATGGATTCTTTGCGTCAACTATCAATGAAGTTTTTGGAGCGGGAAGAGTTGGCTaactataattttcaaaatgagTTTATGAAGCCTTTTGTGGTGGTTATGCGGAAGTGTAGTGCTGTTGAAATCAGAGAGCTAATCATCAGATGTGTTTCCCAAATGGTTTTGTCTCGCGTTAAGAATGTGAAGTCAGGGTGGAAAAGCATGTTCATG GTCTTCCAGACAGCAGCTTATGATGACCACAAAAACATCGTACTTTTGGCCTTcgaaataattgaaaaaatattgcGCGATTATTTCCCATATATCACTGAGACCGAAACGACGACTTTTACGGACTGCGTTAATTGCTTAATTGCATTTACTAATAGCAGATTTAACAAGGACATCAGTCTTAATGCTATTGCCTTTCTTCGTTTTTGTGCGGCAAAACTGGCTGAAGGGGATATAGGCTTTTCAAAGATCAAGGAAAAGGAAGCATCTGAAAAGGTTTCTATATCACCTCATAAAGGAACAGATGGAAAATACAGCAATGGGAACATGACCGATAGGGAAGATCATCTATACTTCTGGTTCCCTTTGTTGGCCG GATTATCagaactaagctttgacccgaGGCCTGAAATTAGAAAGAGTGCCCTTCAAGTGCTTTTTGATACTCTACGTAATTATGGCCATCATTTCTCTTTGCCATTGTGGGAGAGGGTGTTTGAATCGGTCCTATTTCCCATCTTTGACTATGTCAGGCATGCTATTGATCCTTCTGGTGGAAGTACACCTGAGCAAGGGATTGATGGTGATGCTGGAGAACTTGATCAAGATGCGTGGCTGTATGAGACATGCACGCTTGCCCTCCAACTTGTCGTAGATCTGTTTGTTAAATTCTATGACACAGTCAATCCACTTCTGCGCAAGGTGTTGATGCTATTAGTAAGTTTTATCAAGCGTCCCCACCATAGCCTTGCCGGTATTGGTATCAGTGCATTTGTCCGTTTGATGAGCAATGCTGGGAATCTGTTTTCTGATGATAAGTGGTTAGAAGTGGTTTTGTCACTTAAAGAAGCTGCTGATGCAACACTTCCAGATTTTTCATTTACTTTGAATGAAGATACTTCGCAACGTGTGTTAGATTCAAACAGACAAAATAATACTGAGTTAGTTGCTGAAACTGCTCTGTCTGGTGACGATTCATCAAGCTCGAGGGCATATCATCTCCAAGATGCTATTGCTGATGCCAAGTGCCGAGCAGCTGTTCAGCTATTGTTAATACAG GCTGTGATGGAGATATATAACATGTACAGAGGACACCTTTCTGCAAAAAACACTATAATTGCATTTGATGCAGTGCACACTGTGGCTCTTCATGCTCACAAGATTAATGCTGACACAACTTTACGTTCCAAGCTACAAGAGTTTGCATCTATGACCCAAATGCAGGACCCTCCATTATTACGGCTTGAAAATGAATCATATCAAATCTGCCTCACTTTCTTACAAAATCTTGCTTTGGATAGACCCAAAGGTTTTGAAGAATCAGAAGTAGAGTCTCAACTTGTTGAACTTTGCCAAGAAGTCCTGCAGTTCTACATAGAGGTAGCCCGGCCTCCACAAATGGCAGTACCATCTTTGGTTGAGAGTCCCAAGTGGTTGATTCCCTTGGCTTCTGGTAAACGAAGGGAATTGGCTGCACGGGCACCTCTTGTTGTTTCAACCATACATGCTATTTGTAGTTTAGAAGAATCCTTGTTTGAGGCGAAGATGACACACTTCTTCCCTCTACTTTTGAGTTTGATAAGCTGCGAGCATGGATCAAATGAGGTTCAGGTTGCCGTTAGTGATATGCTCAGCACATCTGTGGGTCCTATCTTGCTCAGGTCATGTTAA